In the Augochlora pura isolate Apur16 chromosome 7, APUR_v2.2.1, whole genome shotgun sequence genome, CCgttcaacaaaattttaaaagataaaaatagacTGGTGCATGCGAGCGTATTCAAACCTCCATATTATGTTACACGCGATccgaattatgaaaataatttaaacaacaaTCATGATGGTATGAATGCCTTACAATTGCATTCCACGTTTCGAAGATCATCAATTAACGATAACTCCAATCCATTGGCTCCAGCGTaagtgaataatttttttactctaaacatttcaaatatcGAAGTAGaacattgaataaatgtttatatattaattttcaggCAATTAACACAGGGTGATGTCACAGAATATGGGAtagaacaaatagaaaatagttcCAATGCAGCCCTAGTTCAGAGAAATGACACCACTTCTAATGCAAGTGGGGATGATACTGCCAACAATAACagcaataataatgacaatggTAGTGGTAATGCTTCTGCATCTGAGTCAAATACACGAGATGGTCAAGAACGAGCTCGgagttcaaatattttaattgctcAAATAAACGTAAATGTGCACAATTGTGACTATTAATCTaatagaagaaagaagaaacaatattacaatgtaatattttatcatgaGAGTGCCTGACTACTTCGTatggtaaataattttattgtaattgaatgaaaacCTTAAATAAGggagtattttatatttaaaatatacgcGACGGAGACCCTTATTCCAGGTTTCCATTTAATAGTTGCAAAACttaataagatattaaatatttttaatgtgttttattttgtttctgtttaGGTCATGAAACATCAAGAGATAGATTTAAACacagaaagaaaagaatgttaaaaataatcactTATAATGAGCTTTAAATTAACAAGAcgtcttcaaatttttaattgttcgttCGGAACCGAACTTTctatgttaaaattgttacagttaATATTAAGACgttttgttgttttttattcgattttattttcttattatagcTTTGATTTCAACGATGTTgcacgtttaaaaaaattaaacatatgaacaaaatttaattataagtcGAAGCAATGTTAGCTATTATAAGTAGTTGAAGGATTTGTGTACATTTTACGTTTTAAGGTCcttgttattatataacgtTAATACGACATAAGCTTGAATTTTATCTTCAAAGAAGTATTATTCCTTTAACTATGAATTTGTTTGATAGCAGCTGTTGTCATTTGttgacaatgaaaatatttcaacgaatGTTGTACTATACAGTACGTGTTAGTAAACATTGGATAAAAATGTGATACATTAAAGAAAACATCTtcgtaaaaatcaaaatatttatattgcattgATGAAATGTTAAAAGGTCATTGTGATTTAGTGATCATTATTGACATGTTTTGTGTCTTAAAAACACAATATCTCTAGTAGAGGTAAGGGCATTgggataaattattacatagaGTCATTATAGTCTAGATTACATTGATTACATActcttaaatatattgtatttgattacatttattatgcattaatctcatatatacataaaatcatagtcgcgaaattttatatttgcgaTCTACTTATAATCAACACTTTAAGGGTCCATTAAATTGCATatcacaattaaaatattctatttataaaaatgatctctgTTCAAGTAtttgtaatacaaaataatcttAAGAATATATGAATTTGCATGCAAAACGTTTAATCTTTTTGTCCTTCCACGTATCCATTTCAACACCAATGTATGTTTGCTTTTATTCTTATCTATTTCGGAGATTTAGAATAACAATTATGAACATGTATCAATTTGTGCAATTTATTACTTATACAagttatttatctttattcatttatactacttatataaatttatattattttgcactACATCTATTTAGTCTCCTTTCcctttacattatatttaaaaataaaatttaggatagcagatttttaaatccaaataaTCACCTTCCCGCTGCCATCTCATCTTTATCCTTTatcatatgtacatattacgAACTTATTTACTCTTCACGCACACTCACCCTTGCAAGCGCGCAGGcgcaattaatgtttttagtCTTGCGTTGTTCATCTGTGATTGATTGTGGCGCCTTtgtgaagaaaaaaatgaaactgcGTTCGACGTTCGTACAGCGCCGATTGGGGCAGTGGCCAAACGCTCAACCTGTTTACCAGAAGCGATTGTTGGTTACTTGGTTAACAATTTGGCCGTTTTGCCACTACCCCAATTGGCGCCGTGCAAACAACAAACTAGGCTTTACTTTTTTTCTACAAGAGGCGTCACAATCGTTCACTGTTCAATGCAAAGTGGCTTAAAAACActaattttcgataaattgttgtttatatacatatatataatatatctacgTATAATTACGTATGTCGTCTATACATACAGAATTAACTTTGTGAGGTTTTCTTGTTGGTAGCAATGCATAGTgacaatttaaattctttgaagGTAGCCAAATAAGTAACAGACAACAAGTTCGTcttcaaatttgtattatttcgaACATTTGTTGTAAATGTCATGTATTAATCAAAACAGAATGGAGgatataatgattttaaaaaacaagtaTGTGAAAGTTTCGGACATACAACTGAGAGAGTTATTAGAAAAGAAACTAATGCTGCTGGATCACGTCAAAACTGAACAAGAAAAATACTGTAATGGTAATTAactgtattataatgtattatactgtattatatgtataatgtcattgttttctatttattctttataaactaaaataagTCATTTCCTCTGTTTGTAGAAGACGAAACTAAAATCCAAGAATTGACATCGAAAATAACCGCTATGAAGCAAAGTCTTCAATCAGAAAAACAAACATTGGAAGTTAAGGAGCATGATTTGTCTAagcaattaaatatcatagtaaatttctttactttcaatataatcattttttttctgtttgaaatataaaaaatacatttttttatgcaGGCAGAGTTGGAAACTGAGAGAAACAAATTTATGGAAGAGAACCATACATTAGagttgaaaagaaataaacttAAAACTATTAAACGAAATATACAGGATCAAGAATTACTAGATCGAGGAAGGTTTGTACTATAATgtctgcataaaaatatataataagtgttgtttttatttattaacaccatcttttttatagaaaaaagtataacttatataaagaattatcCAGGATACGATGGCATTATGGAGATgctgaagaaaatgttaaaggATGTATCCTTACAGCTATTATCTAATTTATGtatcaatgttttttttactTATAGGGTACATAGTATATCAGAAACATTTATCCTTAACCATATTGACAGATGTATCAAATAAGGTGGACTACATCCATCACTTTTGCTATAAAAGTGAAGATAGTAATTTAACGAATCATTTGTGGCAGGAAATATACCTGTCCACAGCTCTGAACAGTGCTGTCAAATACTATGAAGTAATGCACGAAGACAATAAAGATTCTgctaataaagaaaatattgtacaaaataaatgaacacaGTATATAGTAGTAATAGAGAAAGGCACTTACGCGTACATGTCCTTTTTCTATCCAAAGCCTCAATCATTTTACATTTgcaagaaatgtttaaattttaatttaaggtTTTCTACCTTTCCtatgtatgaaaataaatgacttTTCAGTGAAATATGCTGAACAATACCTTTTTAAACTTTCAAaatgtatttacatattatgGTTCAAATTTCGTGATTATTTTAGCaaacatataatttcaaagaaaatcaaacTTAAAAAGAAGCCAGCAAGAAAAAATGTAATGCAACACAAATTTagattcattataattatgccataaattattattttccgcgtgtaattttataattaccagaataaaagtaaattcttTAACCAAATTAGAAAACCCTATGAGTTAAAggtaaagtataataaaaacaatattaatcgtTATTAATACGTTTCGTAATTTAGGAATTTACGTGCACCTTAAGTGCATAAAGATTCACagttgtaatttataattgatggCGGAAAGGTGGTGTTACAGCGCCCTCACGCACTTTCTCCGTGAACTATAGTGCAGTCAGCAAGTTCTTGCTTGCGAGTGCATACATATTCACACATAGTTCTTAACCTGCCCGTGTTAACTGAATAAACGTTACGCGGATGTCTAATTTTGGTTGCTAAAGTTCTTACAGTATATTGACGGCTGGTtataattaacgaataatatatatatatatatatatctacgAATTGTCATTTTCGATATACAATTAagcaataaacattttgtaaaatgttatcTCTGCTCCGAATAGTCCGTCCTCAAAGAACTGTGAAACAACTTGCCTCGTTAGCCAAACCAAAAGACTTGAAACCACATAATGTAATACAACGCTTCGTGTCATCAACGGCTAAGAAGAACGACGAATCGGCAAATCCTGAAGTTAGTGTGAAAAAGACATGGGTCAGCTATGGATTTAGCTACGAGAACGAGCAtgatgataaaattattttacatatgaCCATGTTTGTAAGCGTTAGTCTTTGCCTAGTAGGCGGAGCATTTGTATTAGCATACTTGCCAGATCCACGTTTACAGGACTGGGCCCAACGGGAGGCATATTTACAGATACGTTACAGAGAGGAACATGGGTTGCCTTTATTAGATCCAAATATAGTGGATCCATCTAAGGTCACTCTTCCCACTGATGAGGAATTGGGAAACAcagagataattatttaaatattataccaaAGGATAAACAGGTCTTGCATATTGATACaagaattattgtataatatgtagTTGTAAAATAGTATCTTGTACCGTTATAtacaacatataataaatagtttctttacaaataaaagtatttaaattctttgtaaaatttgaaaaattatacaatgcaTGTGCAATATCACAATACAAGTCTTatggagaaattattttgcagatATGCTTCTTGTATgcttcaaaatttattaataccagttgcttaaataatacataaatgtcTCAgtttataattgtacaattgtaTACAAATTGTACATacttaataacaataataaaatttatcattacatacatgtatatacacatacgtgtacatatatacgtacatTTCTATGCATATATTAAACTTACTTTTTGtgtcaatgaaaatataagagtaatatttataatacaaacatGCACAATGTAAATAGTAAGAAGCTGAAAGAACATAATACTTATGTCTTTTGTTAAATGCTTTAATTAAGTCCTAGCTTATGTGATTATTTTAGCTATATACAGAATTACATAATCTTTCCCTTGCATACCCAAAAACTTGTGTATAATAGTTTAGACaagtaataaagtataaacGCACAAGAGTAGAGTGACACAGTATATTTGTAACATATGAATTGcgcttttattttcattcatcaATATCCATTTCGccatgaaacaaaaatttgattaaaaatggGACTATCGTTACTGTGTTGGTGTCACTGTGGACGTGGGAACCGTGCTTACGCCAGTTAGTTGACTTTGTTCAAAACCTGGCGTGTAGAAAGGTGTATTCTGCGGCAGACTTGTACTAACGGTGATAGGTGGCATGCCGGGTAAAGAAATCGGTACTGTTACTACTTGAGACTGAGGCGGATTAAACTGTACTTCGGTCGTTGTCGTACTTTGAGTTACATTCTGCACACTTGATGGATTATACAACTCTTTAGGTAACTCAACTGCAGAACCAGTTTCACTCGAAATCGTCGTATTAGTTGGGAACGTTGGTAAAGATGGAATAGTAGGCATGCCAGGTATATTTGGCATTGTATTTAGTTGAGGTATAGTATTATTACctaaatgtaaaagaaaaaaaattctcgttaatttatttccatttaatttttcgttcatatttgtaatttttgcagaaatattatattatagtgtcTCAATAGAATATTTCTGCAGAAATTATAGACGCTAAAAAGTTGAGCTCGTATATTTTGATAGTCAGACCatgaaattgtatatattatttgattaaaagtaatttaccACTCATAAGATTGATAGTTCCTTGATTGGACATTGTATGTGACGCAGTAATGGTTGTAGTAGATCCACCGACAGTAGCTGGATTCAATTGTGGCACAGCATATGTCTGTATAGTTGGCGTATGTATGGTTTGTGGTATTGTAGTGGTTTCAAGTTGAGCTTTGGTAGCAACATCTTGCGATGTAACGTAATTAGGTGGAATGGAGAAACCTGGTGGTATATTTGTCACCATGTTAGTTCCACCAGTGTGAGTTGCGGTTGTAGTTGTTGCGTGACTCAAAACAGTAGACTTTGTGGTACTCTAGAaaggattttaaataatggatATAACATTCATTCATAATTTGGACAgtacttgaaaaattgattacgtACTGTATATGAATTACTAGGTTTATGTTcttgtatatttctaattgGTATTCTATGAAGATATCCATATCCTATTCCACAACCCAAGCtgcaaaatttcaaacatgtttgcataaaatctgaattaaaataagaagatAAGAAGCATGTTTACTTACCTGCCTTCTCCGCCCCAAGTATGATTAGGTACAATTGTAACTTCTCTACAAGAATCATCTTCTGtgttatatacatacaaatttATGGTACGTGATTCATGTGCCTCTATCAATGTGAACAAATCTTCAGACTCGTGTAATACTGAATCAGCACCAATAATGTAATCAGTAAATGATCGTAAACCTGCTAATTCGGCAGGAGAAGATGGATGTACCTCCTATAAACAATGAACGCACagagtttataaaaatgttattcaatGTTCATAGCACTACCCACTCATTTTTCTATGATTTAGTTACACTTACTGTATACTTACAAGGACATGCCAAACATTTTCATTAGAACCTTCAAAAGAACAAAATCTGACACTAACACCAAGGAGACCCTGTCCACCCCATGTAAGACTGGGTACTACAATACTTTGTCTTACAGATTGAGTTTTACTACTGTACACTGTaagtgttaattttttatctactCCATTCTTAAGCAGTTCCTTTAAAGTATCATTATCCtgattctgtaaaataaatcaaatgacACATATAAGTTTACTAATAGAATAGCAACTACATATAGacagataaaatttattcatgtttgttttaaaagttaaaatacCACACTTAATATCTAAGATTTTAATAAggtatgaaattaataaaaaacagaCCAAACGGGTGTTCCCAATGGCTACGATAAAGTCGAAGAATGCTTCAAGGCCAGCTTTCTGTCCAGGAGAGCCTTCTTGAAcctattttaattgtacagATTAAATGAAGtgctataattaaatataattataatttatcaatgtaCACATAGTTAATTTGCGTGTGCACTAAAGTGTTATTGATTTGTTAGGTTCGTTAATTAGCACATTACAGAGATATTCGTTATCAGACAGTAACATTTCAGTTTTTGAAGTACATCAAAATATTCTGACAAATGTTCTTTACCCTCAGTACATGGTAACCTTCTGTTCCACCTCCAGGTATTTCAATACTGTGGGAGGATCCCATTTTCTATGAACAGTCCTTACGTCCCTTGGttcaaagaaacaaaaatcatcaAAGCAATCGTCgtctaaaaattgataaattgaaatacaaaaatatgtaacagAAAGGTTTCACATAAACTAGTTGGTGACGTTGCTCATCATATGCAGAGAGTACTGTACGATATGCATGCGAATCTTTCAGTGCTGCCAATAGAGAGAATcctttttatacaaaaactGATTACAAATTTCAGATTTAGTTTAACTCTGTACATATGAAATTTGACTTCTTAAgcttgcaatatttaatactcacTTTCACAAAGCTATATTCAAAAAGGCGATcagatatttttcgaattgtaaaaaatactttttttttacaaattgaaaaatgtaaatgaaacggattaacatttatttagcCCATACATATACAATGAcaaacattgttataaaataggTACCCGGACCAGTTAAGATATACGGTCTGCCTCACATTTCATCTGTGGTTGCGGCCGCAATTTCAAATTGCAATGTACGTTTTGAATTATGCTTTGCGTCCGCACAGGGACATACGATGTCAGGGTCTATCGACGAACTTGTTTATGccagaaaatgaaataaagttgTCGTGAAAACAAAGCGGCAAACAGGTTAAGAGAATTTTAAGTATTCGAACCATCTATTTTCTGTAAGTCAAActggaaatggaaaatagtGGTGAAAGTGGTGACGATGGAGGACCATTAGGTCCAACCGCTTTCCTTAGTGGAGGCGGTGTTTCTGCATCGTATATTAGCGTACAATCGGACGATATGGAAGGTAGgttaattttgttttgatTATCTTTactttcaatataaataaaaattctacaactTATGTAACATTTATACCATCCCTACATTAATACAATAGTACAGGTTATATTCTACCGTATTTCGTATAGAGGagagataatttattaactttgtAGAAAATTTGGACAAAGTTCTACATtaatattgtgttttattgATATAGTTGCTTAGTtacaaaatcgatttttttatttgatcgttaataatttttgatacttACCTTATAATCTACTCGTTGATAATAATTCTAGTTATTTGGAGTTtgttaataaagttttttATTTCCCTAGGTAATTTTAtgaagagaaacagaaattaaattgatgcTTCTGTTTAGATGACCCTGAAAATACAGACGATTCTAATCATGGAGCCAGTGACCCATTGCAAGGAGCTGGTGGTGGCAGTGGTGGAGGCCCACTTCGTGAACAAGATCGGTTTCTTCCAATAGCAAATGTGgctaaaattatgaaaagagCCATACCAGAATCGGGAAAAATAGCCAAAGACGCACGTGAATGTGTTCAAGAATGTGTATCTGAATTCATATCCTTTATAACATCCGAAGCAAGTGACCGGTGCCACATGGAAAAACGCAAGACTATCAATGGTGAAGACATTCTATTTGCCATGACAACTCTCGGTTTTGACAATTATGTAGAACCACTGAAAgtgtatttacaaaaatacagaGAAGCCACGAAAGGAGACAACCCTCCGGGTACTGGTCCAACAACCAGTAACGGAAAGTCGGAAGCACAGGGGACTATTTATGAGGATCAGTTGTTTGCCATTGCTGCAACAGGATCCAATGCTACCACTTCTGATACGCCTGTTATATACAGTTACACATCAACTGATCAAATGCAGTTTCAACTTTCTTGATCAGTGCACGTTAAAGTAAtgctaatataaattattctgtgtAATGTGATTTGACTGTCGCATATCGTCGGTGTGCATAATTGCGTTCGTTTTTCTCGCGAAGACtgtgaaatcaattttgtggCATCGATTTCGCGTACGCGAGAACAGATACGAACATTTTAAGATTTTGGACGGATGGTGAGAATTAAGATTAAATGATAACTTGTAAAGAGTGAAACTGAATATGGAAGGAAATAAACGAGGAAGCAGTTAAAGGCTTATTGATAATTACTTGTTTACTTTTTCAAACACGGTAGGGGTAGAAAAACGTAGccgattgtttatttttctattatttttaagcaCTAAGATTCGCATCGAACTAGAATTAGGCTGTGATGGTTTTTTGTTTGCAAGAACGGTTCAGGCCGAATGGAGATTAGATAAATTCTATATTGGACATGAACCGGCAGTTAATCGGCGTGTTGATTTTCGTAGAAAACGTTCGTAAACGGTGTCTTCACTCTGGTAGTTGGGCAGGAGAGAGCAACAGCTCGTGTACTTTTGTGGACGATGATGCTGGACCACTTGAACACGCGGCCGATTGTTGATGtggctgttgttgttgttgctgctgcgaTGGTGACAAAAGTGAGGCGGTAGGCAATGTTCCGGTTGTTGGCCGCGCTTCTGTTTTCCTCACTTTCTCCTTCTTGTCGTTAGCGACATGACAAAATCGCCAACGGCATTGGCCACAACGACATAAACAGAGGCAGAGCAGCACCCGAAATAGGCAACACAGTAAACCGGCGCACAGTAGCGAAGGACCCACCAGCCTCAATTCCGGACTGAGGAATCCTTTCTCTCCAGTGCCGACAAACGAGATAACTAATCCGAGCGCTGTAGTTCCCAGCCCCGCATACAGTACGGTATTCACTGCCGCACTAACTTCTCCTCTACGACGGTTTGCGTTACTGCTTCCATCTTCTTCGTCATCTTCTCCACTGCTCCCATAACAATAACTTGCGTCTCTTATCTAAAAAACACGTGAcagtatttaatttccaattaaacagaataatgcga is a window encoding:
- the Grasp65 gene encoding Golgi reassembly-stacking protein 2, which translates into the protein MGSSHSIEIPGGGTEGYHVLRVQEGSPGQKAGLEAFFDFIVAIGNTRLNQDNDTLKELLKNGVDKKLTLTVYSSKTQSVRQSIVVPSLTWGGQGLLGVSVRFCSFEGSNENVWHVLEVHPSSPAELAGLRSFTDYIIGADSVLHESEDLFTLIEAHESRTINLYVYNTEDDSCREVTIVPNHTWGGEGSLGCGIGYGYLHRIPIRNIQEHKPSNSYTSTTKSTVLSHATTTTATHTGGTNMVTNIPPGFSIPPNYVTSQDVATKAQLETTTIPQTIHTPTIQTYAVPQLNPATVGGSTTTITASHTMSNQGTINLMSGNNTIPQLNTMPNIPGMPTIPSLPTFPTNTTISSETGSAVELPKELYNPSSVQNVTQSTTTTEVQFNPPQSQVVTVPISLPGMPPITVSTSLPQNTPFYTPGFEQSQLTGVSTVPTSTVTPTQ
- the Np15.6 gene encoding NADH dehydrogenase [ubiquinone] 1 beta subcomplex subunit NP15.6 yields the protein MLSLLRIVRPQRTVKQLASLAKPKDLKPHNVIQRFVSSTAKKNDESANPEVSVKKTWVSYGFSYENEHDDKIILHMTMFVSVSLCLVGGAFVLAYLPDPRLQDWAQREAYLQIRYREEHGLPLLDPNIVDPSKVTLPTDEELGNTEIII
- the Nf-yb gene encoding nuclear factor Y-box B — encoded protein: MENSGESGDDGGPLGPTAFLSGGGVSASYISVQSDDMEDDPENTDDSNHGASDPLQGAGGGSGGGPLREQDRFLPIANVAKIMKRAIPESGKIAKDARECVQECVSEFISFITSEASDRCHMEKRKTINGEDILFAMTTLGFDNYVEPLKVYLQKYREATKGDNPPGTGPTTSNGKSEAQGTIYEDQLFAIAATGSNATTSDTPVIYSYTSTDQMQFQLS
- the LOC144473570 gene encoding uncharacterized protein LOC144473570 — protein: MAKVQLANVAVLDNPSPFLNPFQFEVTFECIEELKEDLEWKMIYVGSAESEEFDQVLDTIYVGPIPEGRHMFVFQADPPDVSRIPVNDALGVTVVLLTCSYRGHEFVRVGYFINNEYNDAELRENPPPQPQFDKVQRNILGDKPRVTRFKINWDDGTSSTTNNVPDGMDAQSLEETSQDAPTSTLGFTESTHNSMEVMCINQNRMEDIMILKNKYVKVSDIQLRELLEKKLMLLDHVKTEQEKYCNEDETKIQELTSKITAMKQSLQSEKQTLEVKEHDLSKQLNIIAELETERNKFMEENHTLELKRNKLKTIKRNIQDQELLDRGRKKYNLYKELSRIRWHYGDAEENVKGYVSNKVDYIHHFCYKSEDSNLTNHLWQEIYLSTALNSAVKYYEVMHEDNKDSANKENIVQNK